A genome region from Euphorbia lathyris chromosome 4, ddEupLath1.1, whole genome shotgun sequence includes the following:
- the LOC136226555 gene encoding uncharacterized protein isoform X1 translates to MALVTHQLQGSCATFPLRSLSWTKGFKLRNHVSTIHASGRTDRRFPVKRNIRLSLGACTHGPKMKLFKILSFKGSAQNDESGTRAKGSKGSKNSVKVSYIPNESGESIVGSPKVHSVPVSYTSEANERIAISPAIKLFKKWLSILSSPSSGQVGDEIMGDEPSSSEEIPQTQSTIQTKKRGEILKTVWCHFLGLDATIKTPLLIFAPLYLAVNMIYGAQVSKELMPLWIFGPPVVVLYIKMLQFLWALYVFSFKQTVKLIKNFPTYYSVASSYISQGKLKEDVQGRLFWPLITMKNLDYKELSKKKMKEFEEWFMDKYLDFVESIWPYYCGAIRFLKRANLI, encoded by the exons ATGGCGTTGGTGACTCATCAACTTCAG GGTTCTTGTGCCACATTTCCACTGAGGTCTTTATCATGGACCAAGGGGTTCAAATTGAGGAATCATGTATCAACAATTCATGCGTCTGGAAGAACAGATAGGCGTTTTCCTGTAAAGCGTAATATtcgtttaag TTTAGGAGCTTGTACTCATGGACCCAAGATGaaacttttcaaaattttgtCGTTCAAAGGTAGTGCTCAAAATGATGAATCAGGAACTAGAGCAAAGGGATCCAAAGGTTCCAAGAACTCTGTTAAGGTTTCTTACATACCAAATGAAAGTGGGGAGAGTATAGTGGGATCGCCAAAGGTACACAGTGTTCCAGTTTCGTATACCTCTGAAGCGAATGAGAGGATTGCAATTTCACCTGCTATAAAGTTATTCAAGAAATGGTTGAGCATATTGAGCTCTCCATCATCTGGTCAAGTTGGAGATGAAATTATGGGAGATGAACCATCCTCAAGTGAAGAAATTCCACAAACTCAGAGTACTATACAAACCAAGAAAAGAGGTGAGATTTTAAAGACAGTGTGGTGTCACTTTCTCGGCCTGGATGCAACTATAAAGACACCCTTGCTGATTTT CGCTCCTTTATACCTGGCAGTTAACATGATTTACGGGGCTCAAGTGTCAAAGGAGTTGATGCCATTGTGGATATTCGGGCCACCAGTTGTTGTATTGTACATTAAAATGCTGCAGTTTTTGTGGGCACTCTATGTCTTCAGCTTTAAGCAGACGGTTAAACTAATAAAGAACTTCCCTACTTACTATTCAGTGGCGTCGAGCTATATTTCACAAGGGAAGCTGAAAGAAGATGTACAAGGACGATTATTTTGGCCTCTGATAACCATGAAGAACTTAGACTACAAAGAGTTatcaaagaagaagatgaaggaattTGAAGAGTGGTTCATGGATAAGTATCTTGATTTTGTGGAATCTATATGGCCGTATTATTGTGGAGCAATCAGATTCTTAAAGAGGGCTAATCTAATATAG
- the LOC136226555 gene encoding uncharacterized protein isoform X2, protein MALVTHQLQGSCATFPLRSLSWTKGFKLRNHVSTIHASGRTDRRFPVKRNIRLSLGACTHGPKMKLFKILSFKGSAQNDESGTRAKGSKGSKNSVKVSYIPNESGESIVGSPKVHSVPVSYTSEANERIAISPAIKLFKKWLSILSSPSSGQVGDEIMGDEPSSSEEIPQTQSTIQTKKRALLYTWQLT, encoded by the exons ATGGCGTTGGTGACTCATCAACTTCAG GGTTCTTGTGCCACATTTCCACTGAGGTCTTTATCATGGACCAAGGGGTTCAAATTGAGGAATCATGTATCAACAATTCATGCGTCTGGAAGAACAGATAGGCGTTTTCCTGTAAAGCGTAATATtcgtttaag TTTAGGAGCTTGTACTCATGGACCCAAGATGaaacttttcaaaattttgtCGTTCAAAGGTAGTGCTCAAAATGATGAATCAGGAACTAGAGCAAAGGGATCCAAAGGTTCCAAGAACTCTGTTAAGGTTTCTTACATACCAAATGAAAGTGGGGAGAGTATAGTGGGATCGCCAAAGGTACACAGTGTTCCAGTTTCGTATACCTCTGAAGCGAATGAGAGGATTGCAATTTCACCTGCTATAAAGTTATTCAAGAAATGGTTGAGCATATTGAGCTCTCCATCATCTGGTCAAGTTGGAGATGAAATTATGGGAGATGAACCATCCTCAAGTGAAGAAATTCCACAAACTCAGAGTACTATACAAACCAAGAAAAGAG CGCTCCTTTATACCTGGCAGTTAACATGA
- the LOC136227997 gene encoding large ribosomal subunit protein uL29: MARIKVHELRQKTKAELLNQLKDLKAELALLRVAKVTGGAPNKLSKIKVVRLSIAQVLTIISQKQKLALREAYKNKKFLPLDLRPKKTRAIRRRLTKHQLSLKTEREKKREMYFPMRKYAIKV; the protein is encoded by the exons ATGG CCAGAATCAAGGTACACGAGCTTAGACAGAAAACAAAGGCAGAGCTGTTGAACCAGTTGAAGGATCTCAAGGCTGAACTTGCTCTTCTTCGCGTCGCTAAGGTCACCGGTGGTGCCCCTAACAAACTCTCCAAGAT CAAGGTGGTGAGGTTGTCCATTGCTCAAGTCTTGACCATTATCTCCCAAAAGCAGAAGCTTGCGTTGAGGGAAGCATACAAGAACAAGAAGTTCTTGCCACTTGATCTTCGTCCAAAGAAGACCAGAGCCATCCGCAGGAGGCTCACAAAGCACCAG CTATCGTTGAAGACTGAACGTGAGAAGAAGCGAGAAATGTACTTCCCCATGAGGAAGTATGCGATTAAGGTGTAG